One genomic segment of Methanobrevibacter oralis includes these proteins:
- a CDS encoding ATP-binding protein → MPWGTRGNLNDDEFYNRTSELDNLKSLLNTTANGNAPQILLTGLRGVGKTVFLKKIKKELDGE, encoded by the coding sequence ATACCATGGGGAACTAGAGGAAATCTTAATGATGATGAATTTTATAACCGTACTAGCGAATTAGATAATCTTAAAAGTCTTTTAAATACTACAGCTAATGGTAATGCACCACAGATATTATTAACGGGTCTTCGAGGTGTTGGAAAAACGGTTTTTCTTAAAAAAATTAAAAAAGAATTGGATGGTGAGTAA
- the gdhA gene encoding NADP-specific glutamate dehydrogenase, with amino-acid sequence MSYIDDVIETIIKQNPSEPEFHQAIREVLESLRVVIEENEEEFRKNALLERLTNPERQLKFRVPWVDDNGQVHVNTGYRVQFNSAIGPYKGGLRFHPSVNVGIIKFLGFEQIFKNSLTGLPIGGGKGGSDFDPKGKSDREIMAFCQSFMTELCKYIGADTDVPAGDIGVGGREIGFLYGQYKRIRGLSEGVLTGKGLSYGGSLARTEATGYGLLYFTNAMLKANDIDIAGKTIIVSGAGNVAIYAIEKAQQLGGKPVTCSDSTGWIYDPEGIDVELLKEIKEVKRERLTAYAEARESAEYHEGKGVWTVKADIALPCATQNELLLEDAKNLVANGVKAVAEGANMPTSIEATEYLQENGVLFAPGKASNAGGVATSALEMSQNSERLSWSFDEVDGKLQTIMENIFANVADAAAEYNMNKNYVVGANIAGFKKVVDAMNAQGIV; translated from the coding sequence TTGTCATACATAGATGATGTAATAGAAACAATAATAAAACAAAACCCTTCTGAACCAGAATTCCATCAAGCTATTCGTGAAGTATTGGAATCTTTAAGGGTCGTCATTGAGGAAAATGAAGAAGAATTTAGAAAAAATGCTCTTCTTGAAAGATTAACTAACCCAGAAAGACAACTAAAATTCCGTGTTCCATGGGTAGATGATAATGGCCAAGTTCACGTAAACACAGGATACCGTGTACAATTTAACAGTGCAATTGGACCTTACAAAGGAGGATTACGTTTCCACCCCTCTGTAAATGTAGGTATTATTAAATTCTTAGGTTTTGAACAAATTTTTAAAAACTCTTTAACTGGACTTCCTATTGGTGGAGGAAAAGGAGGCTCAGACTTTGATCCTAAAGGTAAATCTGATAGAGAAATAATGGCATTTTGCCAAAGTTTCATGACTGAATTATGTAAGTACATTGGTGCAGATACTGATGTTCCTGCTGGGGATATTGGCGTTGGTGGTCGTGAAATCGGATTTTTATATGGTCAATATAAAAGGATTAGAGGATTATCTGAAGGAGTTCTCACTGGTAAAGGATTATCATATGGTGGTTCTCTTGCAAGAACTGAAGCTACTGGATATGGTTTATTATACTTTACTAATGCAATGTTAAAAGCTAATGATATTGATATTGCAGGTAAAACAATTATTGTTTCTGGAGCAGGAAATGTTGCAATTTATGCAATCGAAAAAGCTCAACAATTAGGGGGTAAACCTGTAACCTGTTCTGATTCAACTGGTTGGATATATGATCCAGAAGGAATTGATGTTGAATTATTAAAAGAAATAAAAGAGGTAAAACGTGAAAGATTAACTGCATATGCTGAAGCTAGAGAAAGTGCAGAATATCATGAAGGTAAAGGTGTATGGACTGTTAAAGCAGATATTGCTCTTCCATGTGCTACTCAAAATGAATTACTCTTAGAAGATGCTAAAAACTTAGTAGCTAATGGTGTAAAAGCTGTAGCTGAAGGAGCTAATATGCCAACTTCAATTGAAGCAACTGAATACTTACAAGAAAATGGAGTATTATTTGCACCTGGAAAAGCTTCAAATGCTGGAGGAGTAGCTACTTCTGCACTGGAAATGTCTCAAAATTCTGAAAGATTATCTTGGAGTTTTGATGAAGTTGATGGTAAACTTCAAACTATTATGGAAAATATCTTTGCAAATGTTGCAGATGCAGCTGCTGAATATAACATGAATAAAAACTATGTTGTAGGAGCTAATATTGCAGGATTTAAAAAAGTAGTGGATGCAATGAACGCACAAGGAATTGTGTAG